The following proteins come from a genomic window of Actinomycetota bacterium:
- the tsaB gene encoding tRNA (adenosine(37)-N6)-threonylcarbamoyltransferase complex dimerization subunit type 1 TsaB: protein MKRTVLGIDTATEVVAIGVGQMQENRVHIIASDDTYSPRAALSESAPRVSALLEQAGLSFGDVDRVVVGLGPGSFTGVRIGVALAKGLASALGVPLYELGTADAVAWRIAALASEDALVGVVGDAMRGEVYPALFRVGPLEVRRLDHDTVSKPDVAAKRWATLGKPVLLTGNGLVKYADIFRAEFNSSAWIAEEHLWLPSGASLLMAHSAHCETGEIGDGDAAGVLPIYTRLSDAEENERNSASRRRAGGTGGGHPA from the coding sequence ATGAAGCGCACGGTGCTGGGAATCGACACCGCCACCGAGGTAGTTGCTATCGGCGTCGGGCAGATGCAAGAAAATCGAGTGCATATCATTGCAAGCGATGATACCTACTCACCTCGCGCGGCTCTCTCTGAGAGTGCACCTAGAGTATCGGCGCTGCTTGAGCAGGCAGGATTATCCTTCGGCGACGTGGATCGAGTTGTCGTTGGCTTGGGGCCTGGATCTTTTACAGGCGTGCGCATCGGCGTCGCGCTTGCAAAAGGGCTGGCGAGTGCCCTTGGAGTGCCGCTGTATGAACTCGGTACCGCCGATGCAGTCGCGTGGAGAATCGCTGCCCTTGCATCGGAGGATGCCCTGGTCGGGGTAGTCGGCGATGCCATGCGGGGCGAGGTTTATCCGGCCTTGTTCCGTGTCGGACCGCTTGAGGTTCGCAGGCTGGACCACGACACTGTCAGCAAGCCGGATGTGGCTGCGAAGCGATGGGCCACACTCGGCAAACCGGTGCTTCTTACCGGCAACGGCCTGGTAAAGTACGCCGATATTTTCCGTGCAGAATTCAACTCCTCGGCATGGATCGCCGAAGAGCATCTGTGGCTTCCTTCAGGCGCCTCCTTGCTGATGGCGCACAGTGCGCACTGTGAGACGGGAGAGATCGGGGACGGCGACGCAGCAGGAGTCTTGCCGATCTACACGCGCCTCTCGGATGCCGAGGAAAACGAGCGGAACAGCGCCTCGCGCAGGCGAGCGGGCGGTACAGGCGGGGGGCATCCCGCATGA
- the tsaE gene encoding tRNA (adenosine(37)-N6)-threonylcarbamoyltransferase complex ATPase subunit type 1 TsaE, which yields MRDQGHRFEIYTYSERSTHAVGVAAAGLLVPGDTILLSGDLGAGKTALAKGIAAGLGVDEGVTSPTFNVMKVHEGRLTLYHIDLYRLDSAAQLEDVGYYDALDSGGVAVVEWGDRFAESQPDSYVAVDIRIIEDEVREMSLMARGPRGAAIIESWVDACSSLSGVEVHR from the coding sequence ATGAGAGACCAGGGGCATCGCTTCGAGATATACACTTACAGTGAGCGATCGACGCATGCGGTCGGAGTGGCAGCGGCAGGGCTACTGGTTCCCGGCGACACGATACTGCTCTCTGGCGACCTTGGGGCGGGCAAGACCGCGCTGGCAAAAGGGATCGCGGCAGGGCTGGGAGTAGACGAGGGAGTGACAAGTCCGACCTTCAACGTTATGAAGGTTCATGAAGGCAGGCTCACCCTCTACCATATTGATCTTTACAGGTTGGACTCTGCAGCGCAGTTGGAAGATGTTGGATACTACGACGCCCTTGACTCCGGCGGCGTTGCCGTTGTCGAGTGGGGAGATCGCTTTGCCGAGAGCCAGCCAGACTCCTATGTCGCTGTCGATATAAGGATAATCGAAGACGAAGTCAGGGAGATGTCACTTATGGCCAGGGGCCCGAGGGGAGCGGCGATTATCGAGTCCTGGGTAGATGCCTGCTCCAGCCTGTCCGGGGTTGAGGTGCATCGATGA
- a CDS encoding uracil-DNA glycosylase — protein MSTVFDTLDELRRQAEECRECPLSTTRNRVVFGFGDPCANLMFVGEAPGRNEDLRGEPFVGAAGKFFDELLRSIHLDRSDVYITNLLKCRPPGNRNPTPAEIAACANLLRRQVALVHPKILVTLGNFSTRFVLKTTETITKQRGIPQHKGFLTVIPVYHPAAAIYDVTKRETLLADFSVIGELLNAERPSSDKEDGCGDLRK, from the coding sequence GTGAGCACTGTTTTTGATACCTTGGATGAGCTTCGCCGACAAGCCGAAGAATGTCGCGAGTGCCCTTTGAGCACTACCAGGAATCGTGTGGTTTTCGGGTTTGGTGATCCCTGCGCGAACCTGATGTTCGTGGGCGAGGCCCCTGGTCGTAATGAGGATTTACGCGGAGAACCCTTCGTGGGAGCCGCAGGGAAATTCTTCGATGAGTTGCTGCGCTCTATTCACCTGGATAGAAGTGATGTGTACATCACGAACCTGCTCAAGTGCCGTCCGCCAGGCAACAGGAACCCGACGCCGGCCGAGATAGCGGCGTGCGCAAACCTCCTTCGCCGGCAAGTGGCTTTGGTGCATCCGAAGATTCTCGTTACACTCGGCAACTTCTCGACGCGATTTGTCCTCAAGACGACTGAAACCATTACAAAGCAGCGAGGAATTCCGCAGCACAAAGGGTTTCTAACAGTGATTCCGGTGTATCACCCCGCCGCAGCGATATACGATGTGACCAAGCGGGAAACACTGTTGGCTGATTTTTCGGTGATTGGTGAATTGCTGAATGCCGAGCGACCGTCAAGCGATAAAGAAGATGGGTGTGGGGACTTGCGCAAATGA
- a CDS encoding nitroreductase family protein: MEFTDVLAKRRSVRHFKTKVAVSDDDVQALLAAAITAPSAGNIQPWRFTVVRSAAAKERLIEALRQRWVAPAPVIIVVSVDPRPCAARYGGRGEMLYAIQDTAAAIQNILLAAVDRGLSSCWIGAFDEGAIRDALDITAPITPVAILPIGYSAESSARPARRPVDELTVWL, encoded by the coding sequence ATGGAGTTTACCGATGTTCTTGCCAAGCGCAGGAGCGTTCGCCATTTCAAGACCAAAGTTGCTGTCAGCGATGATGATGTTCAAGCGCTGCTGGCCGCTGCGATAACAGCGCCTTCGGCGGGCAACATCCAGCCTTGGCGTTTCACTGTGGTTCGAAGTGCGGCGGCGAAGGAGCGCCTGATCGAGGCTCTGCGCCAGAGATGGGTTGCGCCTGCGCCCGTGATAATCGTTGTTTCAGTGGACCCCAGGCCCTGTGCGGCAAGGTACGGTGGCCGAGGGGAGATGCTCTACGCAATCCAGGATACCGCCGCGGCAATCCAAAACATCTTATTGGCCGCGGTCGATAGGGGGCTGTCGTCATGCTGGATCGGGGCGTTCGATGAGGGCGCCATTCGAGACGCACTCGATATAACCGCACCGATCACTCCAGTTGCCATATTGCCGATTGGTTACTCGGCAGAGTCTTCAGCGCGTCCCGCAAGAAGGCCTGTGGACGAGCTGACTGTGTGGCTGTAG
- a CDS encoding V-type ATP synthase subunit D, which translates to MEEVRPTRSELLERRGQIKLAEQGMDLLKQKRDALLIEFMGVMDETLRLSEALQKAVSDAQYSLAVAKAVDGTVALRSAGMATKGDVVVEMSGTRIMGVPVPVVTKGESPIRSSFTRGYSVTGISSRVDETADRFERILDVIIEYADIETRLKRLGDEIQKTNRRVNALEQVTIPQLREQVTYIRQTLDERAREDLFRLKKVKKKIERAKASQRP; encoded by the coding sequence TTGGAAGAAGTACGACCTACGCGCTCTGAGCTTCTTGAACGCCGAGGGCAAATCAAGCTGGCGGAGCAGGGCATGGACCTGCTCAAGCAAAAGCGCGATGCCCTACTCATCGAGTTCATGGGTGTGATGGATGAAACCTTACGGTTGTCCGAAGCCTTACAAAAGGCTGTTTCGGACGCGCAGTATTCGCTTGCCGTTGCAAAAGCGGTTGACGGCACGGTAGCGTTGCGTTCCGCAGGAATGGCAACCAAAGGCGATGTCGTTGTTGAGATGTCAGGAACCCGCATCATGGGCGTACCCGTTCCCGTGGTGACCAAGGGCGAGAGCCCGATCAGATCTTCTTTCACTCGCGGCTACTCGGTTACAGGGATCTCAAGCAGGGTTGACGAGACCGCCGACAGATTCGAGCGAATACTCGATGTAATCATTGAGTATGCCGATATAGAAACCCGACTCAAACGACTCGGCGATGAGATTCAGAAAACGAATCGAAGGGTCAATGCGCTTGAGCAAGTGACGATCCCGCAGCTCAGGGAGCAAGTAACATATATTCGCCAGACGCTTGATGAGCGCGCTCGGGAAGATCTGTTCAGGCTCAAGAAGGTAAAGAAGAAGATCGAGCGAGCCAAAGCCTCGCAGCGGCCCTAG
- a CDS encoding V-type ATP synthase subunit B: protein MKLSLVSTDYRTISYVTGPLVFVDSVQDVAYNEMVTIRMPDGAIRTGQVLEISGDIAVIQVFEGTQGIDVSSTEIRFLEEVAKIDVSTEMLGRVLNGTGKPIDGGPPIIPEARLDIMGSPINPYSREKPADFIETGISAIDGLNTLVRGQKLPIFSGSGLPANELAAQIIRQARVKSGEEFAIVFGAMGITHREASFFMSQFEETGALVRVVFFQNLADDPTVERLLTPKCALTVAEFLAFEKDMQVLVVLSDMTNYCEALREVSTAREEVPGRRGFPGYMYTDLAAIYERAGRIKGRKGSVTQLPILSMPDDDITHPIPDLTGYITEGQIVLSRHLHRRGIYPPIDTLPCLSRLMNLGIGEGKTREDHRAVANQLYAAYAQGRDLRKLVAIVGEEALSETDRRYLRFADDFESRIVGQGEEGRSVEETLEIAWDLMSGLPMSELKRVRDFIEKYHPNPEVKGDI, encoded by the coding sequence ATGAAGCTATCGCTTGTATCCACGGACTACCGAACAATTTCGTATGTCACGGGACCGCTGGTATTTGTGGATAGCGTTCAGGATGTCGCGTACAACGAGATGGTGACCATTCGAATGCCGGATGGCGCGATCAGGACCGGGCAGGTCCTGGAGATATCGGGCGACATCGCTGTGATCCAGGTCTTTGAGGGGACACAGGGTATCGACGTCAGTTCCACGGAGATTCGCTTTCTCGAAGAGGTTGCAAAGATCGATGTCTCTACCGAGATGCTCGGAAGAGTCCTGAATGGGACCGGAAAGCCGATCGATGGCGGCCCCCCGATCATTCCCGAGGCTCGTCTCGACATAATGGGCTCGCCGATCAACCCATACTCTCGGGAAAAGCCTGCTGACTTTATTGAAACCGGGATTAGCGCCATAGATGGCTTGAACACACTTGTCCGAGGCCAGAAGCTTCCCATCTTTTCCGGATCCGGCCTGCCTGCAAACGAGTTGGCGGCACAGATAATCCGTCAGGCACGAGTAAAAAGCGGTGAGGAGTTCGCGATAGTTTTCGGGGCGATGGGCATCACGCATCGCGAGGCCAGCTTCTTCATGTCGCAGTTCGAGGAGACGGGCGCGCTGGTTCGAGTCGTTTTCTTTCAGAATCTTGCCGACGATCCTACCGTCGAGAGGCTCCTTACCCCCAAGTGCGCACTCACAGTTGCCGAGTTCCTCGCGTTTGAGAAGGACATGCAGGTGCTTGTGGTTCTATCGGATATGACAAACTACTGTGAGGCGCTGCGGGAGGTTTCTACCGCGCGGGAAGAGGTACCGGGCCGCCGTGGATTTCCGGGATATATGTACACCGATCTTGCAGCAATCTACGAACGTGCGGGAAGGATTAAAGGCCGCAAAGGTTCGGTTACGCAGCTTCCCATCCTGTCTATGCCCGATGACGACATCACGCATCCCATCCCGGATCTAACTGGATATATCACTGAGGGGCAGATAGTGCTCTCAAGGCATCTGCACCGGCGCGGCATCTATCCCCCGATTGATACGCTTCCTTGCCTGTCGCGACTGATGAATTTAGGTATCGGTGAGGGGAAAACCCGAGAAGATCATCGGGCAGTAGCCAATCAGCTCTACGCGGCCTACGCTCAAGGACGCGATCTTCGCAAGCTTGTTGCGATCGTTGGCGAGGAGGCATTGTCCGAGACCGACAGACGCTACCTGCGTTTTGCTGATGACTTCGAGTCGCGCATCGTCGGACAGGGCGAGGAAGGGCGATCCGTGGAGGAGACCTTGGAGATTGCCTGGGATCTGATGAGCGGGCTACCAATGAGCGAGCTCAAGCGAGTACGCGACTTCATCGAGAAATATCATCCTAATCCTGAAGTCAAGGGCGACATATAG
- a CDS encoding V-type ATP synthase subunit A, producing the protein MILGTILKITGPVVVAQGMRGAKMYDIVRVGQEGLMGEIIRLEADLATIQVYEDTSGLKVGDIAESTEGPLMIELGPGLLSSIYDGVQRPLPVIADQIGDFIERGTVAAALDVERAWDFTPAVEVGHALKPGDVVGTVPEGQTIVHKIMVPPDVSGVVESVKPGGAYTIKDVLATLEGGTEIRMSQLWPVRQGRPYDIKLDPDHPFTTGMRILDTFFPIALGGNAIIPGGFGTGKTVTQQSLAKWADVDIIVYVGCGERGNEMTEVLEEFPELEDPRTGAPLMDRTILVANTSNMPVAAREASIYVGATLAEYYRDMGYNVAMMADSTSRWGEALREVSGRLEEMPGEEGYPAYLATRLAAYYERSGRVRALGSDGRVGSVTMVGAVSPAGGDMSEPMTQNSLRVTGAFWALDTSLAHRRHFPAISWTKSYTLYGSQIRSWYEENVASDWQEKRDRAMFILQKETELQEIVQLVGPDALPESEKVILEVARMLREDFLQQFAFDEVDAYCPPNKAYEMLKVILSFYDAAVAALNRGVSLRQVLDMPIRDRIAQMKTMPHDEALEQIPKFADQLVEDIAGIEVY; encoded by the coding sequence ATGATACTCGGAACGATACTCAAGATCACAGGCCCGGTTGTTGTAGCGCAAGGGATGCGCGGGGCCAAGATGTACGACATAGTGCGAGTGGGCCAGGAAGGGCTAATGGGAGAGATCATTCGCCTCGAGGCGGATCTCGCAACAATTCAGGTATATGAAGATACATCCGGACTGAAAGTCGGCGATATTGCCGAGTCTACCGAGGGACCATTGATGATTGAGCTGGGCCCCGGATTGCTTTCCTCGATATACGACGGAGTCCAGCGGCCCTTGCCGGTGATTGCCGACCAAATTGGAGACTTCATTGAGCGAGGCACGGTTGCTGCGGCTCTTGATGTCGAGCGCGCCTGGGACTTCACGCCTGCTGTCGAAGTTGGCCACGCGCTGAAGCCTGGCGATGTCGTTGGAACGGTCCCAGAAGGGCAAACTATCGTTCACAAGATAATGGTTCCCCCGGATGTGTCAGGTGTTGTTGAAAGCGTGAAGCCTGGCGGTGCCTACACAATAAAAGACGTTCTTGCCACGCTTGAGGGCGGAACAGAAATAAGAATGAGTCAGTTATGGCCTGTTCGCCAGGGCCGTCCCTATGATATAAAGCTCGACCCCGATCATCCATTTACTACTGGCATGCGCATACTGGATACGTTTTTCCCGATTGCCTTGGGAGGTAACGCCATCATCCCCGGAGGCTTCGGGACCGGGAAGACCGTAACCCAGCAGTCACTGGCCAAATGGGCCGATGTTGACATCATCGTTTACGTGGGCTGCGGTGAGCGCGGCAACGAGATGACCGAGGTATTGGAGGAGTTCCCTGAGCTCGAGGATCCTCGAACCGGCGCCCCGCTTATGGACAGAACGATTCTTGTGGCCAATACCTCCAATATGCCGGTAGCGGCTCGCGAGGCATCCATATACGTTGGGGCCACTCTGGCTGAATATTACCGAGACATGGGATACAACGTTGCAATGATGGCCGACTCTACATCCAGATGGGGTGAGGCGTTGCGAGAGGTTTCTGGTCGACTTGAGGAAATGCCAGGCGAGGAGGGTTACCCAGCATATCTTGCGACCCGCTTGGCCGCTTACTATGAGCGATCCGGTCGAGTCAGGGCCTTGGGTTCTGACGGCAGGGTTGGCTCAGTCACCATGGTCGGAGCGGTATCTCCGGCCGGCGGCGATATGTCGGAGCCTATGACCCAGAACTCACTGCGAGTCACTGGGGCATTCTGGGCCCTTGACACATCGTTGGCTCATCGCAGGCACTTCCCGGCGATTTCCTGGACTAAATCCTACACACTTTACGGCTCGCAGATTCGTAGTTGGTACGAAGAGAATGTCGCATCGGACTGGCAGGAGAAGCGGGACAGGGCGATGTTTATCTTGCAAAAAGAGACAGAACTGCAAGAGATTGTGCAACTCGTTGGGCCCGATGCGCTTCCTGAGTCAGAGAAGGTTATATTGGAAGTCGCTAGAATGTTGAGGGAGGATTTCCTTCAGCAGTTTGCTTTCGACGAGGTAGATGCCTACTGTCCTCCAAATAAAGCATACGAAATGCTGAAAGTCATCTTATCGTTCTATGATGCTGCCGTTGCAGCTCTAAACAGGGGGGTGTCTCTTCGCCAAGTGCTGGATATGCCCATTCGCGATCGAATCGCCCAAATGAAAACGATGCCACACGACGAAGCGCTTGAGCAGATACCCAAGTTTGCAGATCAACTGGTAGAAGATATCGCGGGAATCGAGGTGTACTGA
- a CDS encoding V-type ATP synthase subunit F, giving the protein MYSLVVLTDADTADGFRLSGVSVVVADTPEMARAQLNALLDDETSGIIAVNEKLMAEIDERTQRKIDSIYRPIVISLPIKEYLEVGEDHRAYLARLIRRAIGFDITLRRG; this is encoded by the coding sequence TTGTATAGCCTTGTGGTTCTCACGGACGCTGATACCGCCGACGGGTTTCGGCTTTCCGGGGTCAGCGTTGTTGTTGCAGACACGCCGGAAATGGCCAGAGCTCAACTGAACGCGCTGTTGGATGACGAGACCAGTGGCATTATAGCTGTCAACGAAAAACTGATGGCAGAGATCGATGAGCGAACCCAGCGCAAGATAGATTCGATATACCGTCCGATAGTGATCTCGTTGCCTATCAAGGAATACCTTGAGGTCGGAGAGGATCATCGGGCATATCTGGCACGGCTTATACGAAGAGCTATTGGATTCGACATAACATTGAGGCGAGGCTGA
- a CDS encoding V-type ATPase subunit, with product MIQLGRTKIAIRPPRSGDYGYGNTRIRAMHSRLLSRQFIEGLLGISDIRGLVQSLSGTEYGPDLNEIAIHGLDATNVDIALTNNMVRTYGRVIDFLNPEARYLVATLLGRWDVFNIKTILRAKHLGLDAKDILQGVLPVGSLGPIDVGALAGLEDLKAVIDTIVTWELPFAAPLREGFAEFTEKGELAAMELALDKYYASWAGQRLRKRRANIRTARKILAIQMDVSNLVMVFRLQYANVDAPVAESFFLPGGLIISQKLYNELSRMSDIDEVLSRLKKTPYGSALNDVAMLYLEHNSISVFERALEDKLARHAVSLARGDLLGIGVTISYLWAKQNEITNIRIIAKGKTVGMPIERVRKELILV from the coding sequence ATGATCCAGCTCGGTCGCACCAAAATAGCGATTCGTCCCCCCAGATCAGGTGATTACGGGTATGGGAACACCCGAATCCGGGCTATGCACTCAAGGTTACTCAGCCGTCAATTCATCGAAGGCCTTTTAGGTATTTCGGATATAAGAGGACTTGTTCAAAGTCTGTCCGGAACTGAGTATGGGCCCGATCTGAATGAGATTGCAATCCACGGACTGGATGCGACCAACGTAGATATTGCATTAACAAACAATATGGTTCGGACGTATGGAAGGGTTATTGACTTTCTGAATCCTGAAGCTCGCTACTTGGTGGCGACTTTGCTAGGAAGGTGGGATGTCTTTAACATCAAGACCATTCTCAGAGCCAAGCATCTCGGACTTGACGCGAAAGACATTCTTCAGGGCGTACTTCCTGTAGGATCGCTCGGGCCAATTGATGTTGGAGCACTTGCTGGCCTCGAGGATTTGAAGGCGGTAATCGACACCATTGTGACCTGGGAGCTCCCTTTCGCGGCCCCTCTCAGAGAGGGATTTGCTGAGTTCACTGAAAAGGGTGAGCTTGCAGCAATGGAGCTCGCGCTGGACAAGTACTATGCATCGTGGGCTGGCCAGCGATTGCGCAAACGTCGAGCTAACATCAGGACAGCACGCAAGATTCTGGCCATACAGATGGACGTAAGCAATTTGGTCATGGTTTTTCGGCTGCAATATGCCAATGTCGATGCGCCTGTAGCCGAATCCTTTTTCCTTCCCGGTGGCTTGATTATAAGCCAGAAGCTCTATAACGAACTGTCAAGGATGTCGGATATCGATGAGGTTTTGAGCCGTCTCAAGAAAACACCCTATGGATCAGCTCTCAATGATGTAGCCATGCTTTACTTGGAGCACAACAGCATTTCTGTCTTTGAACGTGCGCTAGAGGATAAGCTTGCTCGGCATGCAGTATCCCTGGCGCGAGGGGACTTGCTCGGAATCGGAGTTACCATCTCCTACCTTTGGGCCAAGCAAAATGAGATTACCAATATCCGGATCATTGCGAAAGGAAAGACCGTCGGCATGCCGATTGAGCGCGTGAGAAAGGAGCTGATCCTTGTATAG
- a CDS encoding V-type ATP synthase subunit E, producing the protein MALEDIFRALEEQANNDCDELLKTAGAQADSIIGEAAEQEKAICVQCVEAAGQNMRVAASKKRNAARVAAQKRLAMTKEAAITRVFEEAANELSSIRQADGYETLFKVLLEEALDGARGIPTILVDPRDRELAQTIVDASGRDGEIRPEITTNGGVMVVFGDGRILRRNTVEDRLQKAKQQAQATVVEILFS; encoded by the coding sequence ATGGCCCTAGAAGATATTTTCCGAGCTTTAGAGGAACAGGCAAATAACGACTGCGACGAGCTCTTGAAAACAGCGGGTGCTCAGGCGGACTCTATTATCGGGGAGGCGGCAGAGCAGGAAAAGGCGATTTGCGTCCAGTGCGTTGAAGCAGCAGGCCAAAATATGCGAGTCGCCGCATCAAAAAAGCGCAACGCAGCCAGGGTTGCAGCACAAAAGCGTCTGGCGATGACCAAGGAGGCCGCGATTACAAGGGTATTCGAGGAAGCTGCCAACGAGCTGAGCTCAATACGTCAAGCCGATGGATATGAGACGTTGTTTAAGGTGCTGTTGGAGGAGGCTCTCGATGGAGCGAGGGGGATCCCAACAATACTTGTCGATCCACGTGACAGGGAGCTGGCGCAAACGATAGTTGACGCGAGTGGGCGTGATGGGGAGATCCGGCCTGAAATTACTACGAACGGCGGCGTGATGGTCGTGTTCGGGGATGGCCGGATTCTTCGACGCAACACGGTAGAGGATCGATTGCAAAAGGCGAAACAGCAGGCACAGGCGACAGTTGTGGAGATACTGTTCTCATGA
- the alr gene encoding alanine racemase, with protein sequence MYQRGAWVTVDLSAIAHNVSTLKGLTAPGTLFMAVVKSDAYGHGAVPVARRAIDAGADRLGVATVEEAISLRTAEIDQEIHILSEPPQSAVPDLLKYELIPTVTTRDFAVKLGMEAASAGRKARYHLEIDTGMNRIGVRAEESAEFLRSLSDFPGLSMEGVFTHFATADIPEDWDFQRQMRRFLDALESLRDEGIDPGIVHAANSAATIFQPESHFGMVRCGLGIFGMYPSPQAREVVKLSPAMSVRAKVSFVKRIGMGEGVSYGFTWRAVEPSTIVTLPLGYADGVHRAASDKMQVLLASARCPQVGRICMDQMMVALPRGSGAAIGDEVVIVGVQGDERIDMEELAHSAETINYELACAFGLRLPRRYV encoded by the coding sequence ATGTACCAGCGCGGCGCCTGGGTTACGGTGGATCTCTCGGCGATAGCCCATAATGTTTCCACGCTGAAGGGTCTTACCGCTCCAGGCACGCTATTTATGGCGGTCGTAAAGAGTGACGCTTACGGGCACGGCGCGGTTCCGGTTGCCAGACGAGCGATCGATGCCGGGGCGGATCGCCTCGGAGTTGCCACTGTCGAGGAGGCAATCTCGCTGCGTACGGCGGAGATCGACCAGGAGATCCATATTCTGTCCGAGCCACCTCAATCCGCGGTGCCTGATCTACTCAAGTACGAGTTGATACCTACGGTGACCACCAGGGATTTTGCGGTCAAGCTCGGCATGGAGGCAGCCTCGGCGGGTCGGAAAGCCAGATACCATTTGGAGATAGATACCGGGATGAATCGCATCGGTGTGCGCGCCGAGGAGTCCGCGGAGTTTCTTCGGTCGCTCTCGGATTTTCCTGGGTTGAGCATGGAGGGCGTATTCACGCACTTCGCCACTGCGGATATACCTGAAGACTGGGACTTTCAAAGGCAGATGCGCCGGTTTTTAGATGCACTGGAGTCGCTCCGTGACGAAGGTATTGATCCGGGAATCGTGCACGCTGCAAACAGCGCAGCAACTATCTTTCAACCAGAGTCTCACTTCGGAATGGTCAGGTGTGGGCTAGGTATTTTCGGGATGTATCCCTCACCCCAAGCGCGTGAGGTAGTGAAGCTTTCACCCGCGATGTCGGTGCGGGCGAAGGTGTCGTTTGTCAAGCGGATCGGCATGGGCGAAGGTGTGAGCTATGGTTTTACCTGGCGAGCTGTTGAGCCGAGTACGATCGTTACGCTGCCACTGGGATACGCCGATGGGGTTCACAGAGCGGCCTCAGACAAGATGCAGGTGCTTCTTGCCTCGGCAAGATGCCCTCAAGTCGGCCGTATCTGCATGGATCAAATGATGGTAGCGCTGCCCCGGGGGAGTGGCGCAGCTATCGGCGACGAGGTTGTAATCGTCGGAGTACAGGGGGATGAGCGCATAGACATGGAGGAGCTAGCTCACTCCGCGGAAACGATCAACTATGAACTTGCTTGTGCTTTCGGGCTGCGACTTCCTCGGCGGTACGTGTAA
- a CDS encoding CBS domain-containing protein — MSELTVANVMSKDPLTIAPDASVTDAARLMVEERIGALPVIENGKLIGIVTEGDLIMQDVKLEFPTYLHLLDGFIMYPPATARFESELKKAVAANVRAVMTENPVTVRVDASLEEVATLLVEKDVSRLPVLDGDRLVGIISKSDVVRSLLLEQE, encoded by the coding sequence ATGTCTGAACTTACTGTAGCCAACGTGATGTCGAAAGATCCTTTGACGATAGCCCCTGATGCCTCGGTGACCGATGCGGCTAGGTTAATGGTCGAGGAGCGCATAGGGGCGCTGCCAGTGATCGAGAACGGCAAGCTTATCGGGATAGTCACCGAAGGCGATCTGATCATGCAAGACGTCAAGCTGGAGTTTCCGACCTATCTTCATCTTCTCGATGGATTCATTATGTACCCGCCCGCGACCGCTAGGTTCGAAAGTGAGCTAAAGAAGGCGGTAGCAGCTAACGTTCGAGCCGTGATGACGGAAAATCCCGTTACGGTACGGGTAGACGCTTCCCTGGAGGAAGTCGCGACCTTGCTGGTTGAAAAGGACGTCAGTCGCCTTCCGGTGCTCGACGGAGACCGCCTGGTTGGAATAATCAGCAAATCCGATGTCGTACGATCGTTACTGCTTGAGCAGGAGTGA